A genomic segment from Flammeovirga pectinis encodes:
- a CDS encoding immunity 49 family protein produces MEYIARNLTHRENEFKRVLKNYDRKMKNIHDGYEKNIFVDDLTLIGLNTRGFMNIFCNASIVSERNENIEIDLLQNIQRFAKSHFTMAYHPSENVTISFEEGKEIEVKAPGGLTLLMDCGSWMTYLSFFLVIRDQEGFDLMMKAQERDFRRSNLSLDKLDLAMINFYKHLNSPSEEVVIETIKATEPFVGNYLDEQFAADYVLNIYEPIIGVYDALFRQNEQLFNEKLLKAIQLHKEYYNDQSEDTDHSPHASDGFISWFLLAPICLAYDRGMKIEVQSDYLPEWLIKREFEL; encoded by the coding sequence ATGGAATACATAGCAAGAAATTTAACTCATAGAGAAAATGAATTTAAAAGAGTTCTTAAGAACTATGATAGAAAAATGAAAAATATTCATGACGGGTATGAAAAAAATATATTTGTTGATGATTTAACTTTGATTGGTCTTAATACTAGGGGGTTCATGAACATATTTTGTAATGCATCAATCGTAAGTGAAAGAAATGAAAATATTGAGATTGATTTATTACAAAATATCCAACGCTTTGCTAAAAGTCACTTCACCATGGCTTATCATCCCTCAGAAAATGTAACTATTTCATTTGAAGAAGGTAAAGAAATTGAAGTAAAAGCCCCAGGAGGTTTAACGCTATTGATGGATTGTGGTTCATGGATGACCTATTTAAGTTTTTTCCTTGTCATCAGAGATCAAGAAGGATTTGATCTCATGATGAAGGCACAGGAAAGAGATTTCAGGCGTTCAAATTTAAGTTTAGATAAATTAGATTTGGCAATGATTAATTTCTATAAGCATTTAAATAGTCCTAGTGAGGAAGTGGTGATAGAAACTATTAAAGCCACAGAGCCATTTGTAGGGAATTATTTAGATGAACAATTTGCCGCCGATTATGTCTTAAATATATACGAACCCATCATTGGTGTTTATGATGCTCTTTTCCGTCAGAATGAACAACTATTTAACGAAAAGCTCTTAAAAGCTATTCAATTACACAAAGAATATTATAACGATCAAAGTGAGGATACAGATCATTCCCCACATGCTTCAGATGGTTTTATAAGCTGGTTTTTACTCGCCCCAATCTGTTTGGCATATGACAGAGGTATGAAAATAGAGGTACAGTCAGACTATTTGCCAGAGTGGTTGATAAAACGAGAGTTTGAATTGTAG
- the istB gene encoding IS21-like element helper ATPase IstB, with protein MKSIHHKDRIALLTKDLRLSIINKEFSKIAKQAIIENKTYEDFLLELLELEYHHRIERRHKERLKRAHFPSMKYLHDLVLNDLPQDAQAKLPLLNELSFLEEKQNVILAGNPGTGKTHMAIGLGVKACMEGYSVLFTSVPRLVTQLREAKESRSQTVFENRFEKYDLVICDEFGYISFDKASAEMLFSLLSIRTDNKSTIITTNLGFDRWTEIFHDKVLTAAMVDRLNHQSIYINMNGESYRMKKTKENLLANTE; from the coding sequence ATGAAATCAATACATCACAAAGACCGTATCGCATTACTGACTAAAGATTTACGGTTGTCTATTATCAATAAAGAGTTTTCGAAAATAGCGAAGCAAGCTATTATTGAAAATAAAACATACGAAGATTTTTTATTAGAGCTGTTAGAGTTAGAGTATCATCATCGAATTGAAAGAAGACATAAGGAACGACTCAAAAGAGCTCATTTTCCTTCCATGAAATACCTCCATGATCTTGTGCTAAATGACTTACCCCAAGATGCTCAAGCCAAATTACCCTTGTTAAATGAACTTTCTTTTTTAGAAGAAAAGCAGAATGTAATTTTAGCGGGTAATCCTGGTACTGGAAAGACGCATATGGCAATAGGGTTAGGCGTAAAAGCATGCATGGAAGGCTACTCTGTTCTTTTCACTTCTGTGCCAAGATTAGTCACTCAGCTCAGAGAAGCTAAAGAAAGTAGAAGTCAAACAGTTTTTGAAAATAGATTCGAAAAATATGACCTTGTCATCTGTGATGAATTTGGATATATCTCCTTCGATAAGGCTTCGGCAGAAATGTTATTTTCATTACTTTCTATCAGAACAGATAATAAATCAACCATCATTACTACAAATTTAGGCTTCGATAGATGGACTGAAATTTTTCATGATAAAGTATTAACGGCTGCAATGGTAGACAGGTTAAATCACCAATCAATTTATATCAACATGAATGGAGAATCCTACAGAATGAAAAAAACAAAAGAAAATTTACTTGCAAATACTGAATAA
- a CDS encoding Rpn family recombination-promoting nuclease/putative transposase translates to MAHSKYINPFTDFGFKKIFGEEANKDILIDFLNAILPEEDQIKTLEYKQQEQLARRDVDRKAIYDLYCENENGEKFIVELQRAKQEFFKDRTLYYATFPIQEQAERGTDWKYQLKGVYVIGLMNFTFDSSEEFHHNIKLRDEKGNTFYDKLSFVYLELPKFSKPLTEQSTLFDKWIYAIKNMPNLDNIPPLLQERTFKKLFKISEYSAMNETDKVSYEESLKTFRDYVNTLDQAKEEGKKEQAIETAKSMLLDGLSIEKVAQYSGLNIEEVKNIQQ, encoded by the coding sequence ATGGCACATTCTAAATACATTAATCCGTTTACCGATTTTGGGTTCAAAAAAATATTTGGCGAGGAAGCCAATAAGGATATTCTTATTGATTTCTTAAATGCTATTTTGCCCGAAGAAGATCAGATTAAAACGTTAGAATACAAACAGCAAGAGCAATTGGCTCGTAGAGATGTCGATAGAAAAGCTATCTATGATCTATATTGTGAAAATGAAAACGGAGAAAAATTTATTGTTGAACTCCAAAGAGCAAAACAAGAATTTTTTAAAGATAGAACACTGTATTACGCTACATTCCCTATTCAAGAACAAGCTGAAAGAGGGACTGATTGGAAATATCAACTAAAAGGTGTTTATGTAATTGGATTGATGAATTTCACTTTTGATTCATCAGAAGAGTTCCATCACAACATTAAATTGAGAGATGAAAAAGGAAATACTTTTTATGATAAACTCTCTTTTGTGTACCTCGAATTACCAAAATTCTCTAAGCCACTAACGGAACAAAGCACCCTTTTTGATAAATGGATTTATGCCATCAAAAACATGCCTAATTTGGATAACATCCCTCCTCTATTACAGGAAAGGACTTTTAAAAAATTATTCAAAATTTCAGAATATTCTGCCATGAACGAAACGGATAAAGTGAGCTACGAGGAATCGTTGAAAACCTTTAGGGATTATGTGAATACGTTGGATCAGGCGAAGGAAGAAGGGAAAAAAGAACAGGCTATTGAAACGGCTAAATCCATGCTTCTTGATGGACTTAGTATTGAAAAAGTTGCTCAGTATTCGGGATTAAACATTGAAGAAGTAAAAAACATACAGCAGTAA
- the istA gene encoding IS21 family transposase, protein MNKKAAVIVGYYTNGKSKRSLARELGLNFRTVKKYIDEHEVLQQSGTNILSAPQYREITSRPKKRLTVEVVEDIADYLNRNKENRQKGRSKQLMNKHDIYEYLQQKGHLIGYTTVCNYVRKQEQSNHQKIYLKQSYQAGENIEFDWGEVRLELGGQERRLQMAVFTNKYSNYRWAYLFYRQDMQSFLESHNLFLYHIGGVPKEIVYDNMRVAVKKYSYNPKEKIATDELLKLSAYYQFQYRFCNAYSGNEKGNVERSVEYIRRKSFSLSTKFDDLEKANLHLEQQLILLNNKPPKAQKEVAEVLLKEELNYMRSVPVTAYQTAILKKLAINKYHCVYLDSNHYSIPEKLKRKYVTLKIETSRFHVLDDKEQIIVTKMRHHTKNQWYIDIYDYLNTFSKKPGALAHSSALQQVQTGFKTLYHQFFKGNEKEYIQVLQWMRTEKISIKELEEKIEFYQQKAPQSKIDYALLQMLYSAETPSAVTSKEDEIEQYSERLLLAHSQMNTSSLQN, encoded by the coding sequence ATGAATAAAAAAGCTGCAGTAATCGTAGGTTACTACACCAATGGAAAATCAAAAAGAAGCTTAGCTCGTGAGCTGGGTCTTAACTTTAGAACAGTCAAAAAATATATTGATGAACATGAAGTTCTTCAACAATCAGGAACCAATATATTAAGTGCTCCTCAATATCGGGAAATCACCTCTCGTCCCAAGAAAAGATTAACAGTAGAAGTAGTTGAAGATATTGCAGATTATTTGAATAGAAACAAAGAGAATAGACAGAAAGGGCGTTCTAAACAACTCATGAATAAGCATGACATTTATGAGTATTTACAGCAAAAAGGGCACCTCATTGGGTATACTACTGTTTGTAATTATGTTCGTAAACAAGAGCAATCCAACCACCAGAAAATCTACCTTAAACAGTCTTATCAGGCAGGAGAAAATATTGAGTTTGATTGGGGTGAAGTTCGTCTTGAACTAGGTGGGCAGGAAAGAAGGCTACAGATGGCTGTATTTACGAATAAGTATAGCAATTACCGTTGGGCTTACTTATTCTACCGTCAGGATATGCAGAGCTTTCTAGAAAGTCATAATCTGTTTCTTTATCATATTGGAGGTGTTCCGAAAGAAATTGTTTACGATAATATGAGAGTTGCTGTTAAGAAATATTCCTATAATCCTAAAGAGAAAATTGCCACAGATGAGCTCTTGAAACTATCTGCTTATTATCAGTTTCAATATCGCTTTTGTAATGCTTATAGTGGTAATGAAAAAGGAAATGTAGAACGTAGTGTTGAGTATATCCGTAGAAAATCGTTTAGTCTGTCAACAAAATTTGATGATTTAGAGAAGGCGAATCTCCATTTAGAACAACAACTTATTCTACTTAATAATAAGCCCCCTAAAGCACAAAAAGAAGTAGCAGAAGTTCTCTTAAAAGAAGAACTAAACTATATGCGATCAGTTCCTGTAACAGCTTACCAAACTGCTATTTTAAAGAAGTTAGCGATCAATAAATACCATTGTGTTTATTTGGATAGTAATCATTATTCCATTCCCGAAAAGCTAAAAAGAAAGTACGTCACTTTAAAAATAGAAACGTCAAGATTTCATGTTTTAGATGACAAAGAGCAAATCATTGTCACTAAAATGAGGCATCACACTAAAAATCAATGGTATATTGATATTTATGACTACTTGAATACCTTCTCTAAAAAACCAGGGGCTTTGGCTCACTCAAGTGCATTACAACAAGTACAAACAGGTTTTAAAACACTTTATCATCAGTTTTTTAAAGGAAATGAAAAGGAATACATACAAGTACTCCAATGGATGCGTACAGAGAAGATTAGCATTAAAGAGTTGGAAGAGAAAATAGAGTTTTACCAGCAGAAAGCACCTCAAAGTAAAATCGATTATGCTCTTTTACAAATGCTTTATAGTGCAGAAACCCCATCTGCTGTCACTTCTAAAGAGGATGAAATAGAACAGTATAGTGAACGGCTATTATTAGCACATTCTCAAATGAATACTTCTTCATTACAAAACTAA
- a CDS encoding polymorphic toxin-type HINT domain-containing protein gives MKNSNYIYTLLLVLLISSSTLFAQRYPVQATLTLTAPYPVKLSEYTQLGSNKVQATIWLKDLGQSDIPVKFKLRIENTQKRLLLETKQNYNPEPVHLVGGQTELLDATVLGPYFELNNLSAVSGSTSAIVSNGGRLPDGYYKFTLEVLDFYTGRKISNTSLYQCFLVLSDPPLLMLPANARKVIASDPQYVNFSWNPRHLVSPNRPQNVTYRFQVVEILREGQTAGDAFATTPPIIDEEGIMVPAYQLGPMDSPLEPGNWYAWRVQAYDEDELGLIKNEGWSAPQLFQFGDACKACEQFAVANTTENRAELFWLGDFSHDSYEVKYRRKADKDEDPLPWKAQEFLAVNGVVKRLTDGTIYEFKVRGICNGERYGEWSAIQEASTELKPKSTYSCEGGEVAISWENEEPYTLALEVGEIFTAGDFDVIIVEDDIIDGKHMGNGMIRIQAFEAVYFNVEWEDIVLNTDYQLIEGEALIIGSDSDLIDPELKTLITQGLGALDMVIEGVKFVKKVINNLPEDIKNDFNTAKDSVAIQKRELSNTKKALRQAERALKNIEEEGTAKEIAEAQDVVDGLLSKKEIDKEDLLIAKSRKKEAVKKALDYVTQELQQGVQYFVQFSNGINSTLQATNVDQQKREAEKTFVAGDSLIAFLTRLEGESNPSSDALKMAKTATASQESIERTLEDMLSLINMSVDIINIGFPTNETDYLELGLKVYNAANNLVNSGQESADNVESISSMLSISTIPEAITATKMSVWVFKFMFENIYMLVGSKTGEVQNGQNWAETDRLYFSSSSATAYGFDAGGRTVDKNAHVEVSFETEENYIIPWVAAEGTQEVTVAISGTIDNIIFSSEDKTLTAEAIDGVVKLQSKKDNKSTEWQAYRMVNNKEEYYGKINVQPYEKQQYTLRLYAVNGQELPDKETLQNYLNTIYGTALIEWTVVIEATSDMEYADRFWDITTEDGKVEVGSSTTLTGYTYEQKYIINYFKDNYAKPKGNEFVLFYAGGSSVADVSGYMMLSGRYGFIFNNGSTPTFRTIAHELGHGAFGLEHTWMEYPNEEGFAQETTNNLMDYGIGEELWKWQWDLVQNPAPTVGFENEDEDGQSVSEDKLAQIVRMFNEISCANSRGENLLNIELSITDGNYTFSTASLLDELNLQGFEAIRGNNITIRVPNKNNSGTLREYAYFNIQNSQSYEYSSSNYQLVKIGDDLNNILILSGKYKNSGLLEGFNGSPLDENQINLFKELFKKITNHEKGEYNLIGNYASEGDIDIEQVKKFTTCDFELLSRSVRLDLIKLLSTNQSGFFDDDTYQLCSVKSLATIDDADKEYFYNEFSSHPEYIINQYNSLDGLSRSAFVQEVYTLWKLFENETDEKAVLIVGASFRGNVVNSLKFDDDKTIYEERQGKLIQTYATSGGGYGSRYDKVKFTIGDIFTPVSFYIAKEETSSKNAVIIPAIVLKSFTDDQNFDHTVDMAFLTADLVSLAFGVGEFNLLLKGARSSSFLSKQFLITSLRASLSIVDLTATVNDIVCSTDEFSQSNFCNTWNEYALYVQLGILSASALDMFAGRLLKDLNELPPSTRKQLEDEGVVSSFGGCFVAGTPVYQNGEIYKNIEEIKEGDFVDSFDENNNIVLSKVTNTFIRQSSSLRHFYSQQKLLFSSTPEHPIFTPANFRKARDLIEGDSIWSQKGWLVISEIIDETASVDVYNFTVENTHTYFVGSSAVGVHNRSVALSPALEKKVAEIKALDADLGQELETLINNDHYALAFVGDIGLVDNWFILTKGGGSPVIRKNIDNLKGLSSFVASKGNFSDVKIWNECVDKINNHGSKEKLIKKLDGKTSPDEILRVIGETKSYPVPHTVFGDDRIKQLMLNGDKKAKGYSELLDSDLSNIPNYTKYKDQLDNLAEGTDAANIRSKVVKEFNEQLGQTANSIDELTGRLSKIDNQGSRGAICESYVATKKNLSITGVVHPQIDFPAFSKKRIPDGIFHVDAQGKLVIYDVKSGYVNGQIDVEQLEDYAKMIKILSSKGEEADLLKQILKEKGINMSGFRGKVEVQYIVMPGKTNQVDIAKEAIEKKKNTFFDNNKTLSPIREKVIITQDL, from the coding sequence ATGAAAAATTCTAACTATATATACACACTATTATTAGTATTGCTAATAAGTAGTAGTACTTTATTTGCACAGAGGTACCCTGTACAAGCAACATTGACATTGACTGCTCCCTATCCGGTTAAATTATCAGAATACACACAACTTGGTAGTAATAAAGTACAAGCAACTATATGGTTAAAAGATTTAGGCCAATCTGATATTCCTGTTAAATTTAAATTGAGAATAGAAAATACACAAAAAAGACTCCTTTTAGAAACAAAACAGAATTATAATCCAGAACCTGTACACCTTGTTGGCGGTCAGACGGAATTACTTGATGCAACCGTTTTAGGTCCTTATTTTGAGTTAAATAATTTATCTGCTGTAAGCGGAAGTACTTCTGCCATTGTATCTAACGGAGGACGTTTGCCTGATGGTTATTATAAATTTACGTTAGAGGTTTTAGACTTTTATACAGGAAGAAAGATTTCTAATACTAGCTTATATCAATGCTTTCTTGTATTAAGTGATCCCCCATTATTAATGCTACCTGCAAATGCTAGAAAAGTAATTGCTTCAGACCCCCAATATGTTAATTTTTCTTGGAACCCCCGACATTTAGTATCTCCTAACCGTCCTCAAAATGTTACCTATAGATTCCAGGTAGTCGAAATCCTAAGAGAAGGACAAACTGCAGGAGATGCTTTTGCAACTACTCCCCCAATTATAGATGAGGAAGGAATCATGGTACCTGCTTATCAGTTAGGCCCTATGGATAGCCCTTTAGAACCTGGTAATTGGTATGCATGGCGTGTGCAAGCGTATGATGAGGATGAATTAGGTTTAATTAAAAATGAAGGGTGGAGTGCTCCTCAGTTATTTCAATTTGGTGATGCTTGTAAAGCCTGTGAACAATTTGCAGTAGCGAATACAACAGAAAATAGAGCTGAATTATTTTGGTTAGGTGATTTTTCTCATGACTCTTATGAAGTAAAATACCGTAGGAAAGCAGATAAAGACGAAGACCCCTTACCATGGAAGGCTCAAGAATTTTTAGCAGTAAATGGAGTAGTTAAAAGACTGACTGATGGAACAATTTATGAATTTAAAGTAAGGGGAATTTGTAATGGAGAACGGTATGGAGAATGGTCTGCAATTCAAGAAGCATCTACAGAGTTAAAACCTAAAAGTACGTATTCTTGCGAAGGAGGTGAAGTAGCTATTAGTTGGGAAAATGAGGAGCCTTATACACTTGCATTAGAAGTAGGAGAAATATTTACAGCCGGAGATTTTGATGTAATAATTGTAGAAGACGACATTATCGATGGTAAACACATGGGCAATGGCATGATAAGAATCCAAGCATTTGAAGCAGTGTATTTTAATGTTGAATGGGAGGATATTGTTCTTAATACAGATTATCAACTAATAGAAGGTGAAGCATTAATAATAGGTTCGGATTCAGATTTGATAGATCCTGAACTTAAAACTTTAATTACTCAAGGTTTAGGTGCACTTGATATGGTTATTGAAGGAGTGAAATTTGTTAAAAAGGTTATTAATAATTTACCTGAAGATATCAAAAATGATTTCAATACAGCAAAAGATTCTGTAGCAATTCAGAAACGAGAACTCTCAAATACCAAAAAGGCCCTAAGACAAGCAGAACGAGCATTAAAAAATATAGAGGAAGAAGGTACAGCTAAAGAAATAGCAGAAGCTCAAGATGTAGTAGACGGTTTATTGAGTAAAAAAGAGATAGATAAAGAGGATTTATTAATAGCAAAATCACGTAAGAAAGAAGCTGTTAAAAAAGCATTGGATTATGTGACCCAAGAATTACAACAAGGGGTGCAATATTTTGTTCAATTTTCTAATGGAATTAATAGTACTTTACAGGCAACTAATGTGGATCAACAAAAACGAGAAGCAGAAAAAACATTTGTTGCTGGCGATAGTCTTATAGCCTTTCTTACACGTTTGGAAGGAGAAAGTAACCCCTCTTCCGATGCACTTAAAATGGCTAAAACAGCTACCGCAAGCCAAGAATCTATAGAACGTACTTTAGAGGATATGCTCTCTCTGATTAACATGTCTGTAGATATTATAAATATTGGATTTCCAACAAATGAAACAGACTATTTGGAATTAGGACTTAAGGTTTACAATGCAGCAAATAATCTTGTCAATTCAGGGCAAGAAAGTGCAGATAATGTAGAAAGTATTTCTTCTATGTTATCAATTTCTACTATTCCAGAGGCAATTACTGCGACAAAAATGTCTGTTTGGGTGTTTAAATTTATGTTCGAAAACATCTATATGCTTGTTGGTAGTAAAACTGGAGAAGTTCAGAATGGTCAAAATTGGGCAGAAACAGACAGGTTGTATTTTTCCTCATCATCAGCAACCGCATATGGCTTTGATGCGGGGGGTAGAACAGTAGATAAAAATGCACATGTAGAGGTATCTTTTGAAACGGAAGAAAATTATATTATTCCATGGGTAGCCGCCGAAGGAACACAAGAGGTAACAGTAGCTATAAGTGGAACAATAGACAATATAATATTTAGTTCAGAAGACAAAACCTTAACCGCTGAAGCTATTGATGGAGTTGTAAAATTACAAAGCAAAAAAGACAACAAATCTACGGAATGGCAAGCGTATCGCATGGTAAATAATAAGGAAGAATATTATGGTAAAATCAATGTTCAACCCTACGAGAAGCAGCAATATACTCTTCGTCTTTACGCCGTAAATGGGCAAGAATTACCAGACAAAGAAACACTTCAAAATTATTTAAATACAATTTACGGCACCGCTTTAATAGAGTGGACAGTAGTGATAGAAGCTACTTCAGATATGGAATATGCCGACCGTTTTTGGGACATCACAACAGAAGATGGTAAAGTAGAAGTGGGAAGTTCTACAACGTTAACAGGTTATACGTACGAACAAAAATACATCATCAATTATTTTAAGGACAACTATGCTAAGCCAAAAGGCAATGAGTTTGTGTTGTTCTATGCCGGAGGTTCTTCAGTAGCAGATGTTTCAGGTTACATGATGTTATCGGGTCGTTACGGTTTCATCTTTAATAATGGTAGTACACCGACTTTCCGTACCATTGCCCACGAACTTGGTCATGGAGCGTTTGGATTAGAACATACGTGGATGGAATATCCTAATGAAGAAGGTTTCGCTCAAGAAACAACCAATAACCTTATGGATTACGGTATAGGTGAGGAACTTTGGAAATGGCAATGGGATTTGGTGCAAAATCCTGCACCTACGGTTGGGTTTGAGAATGAGGATGAGGATGGGCAGAGTGTTAGTGAAGATAAACTTGCTCAAATAGTAAGAATGTTTAATGAAATTTCTTGTGCTAATAGTAGAGGAGAGAATTTATTGAATATCGAATTATCAATTACAGACGGCAATTATACATTTTCTACAGCGTCATTATTGGATGAATTAAACCTTCAAGGATTTGAAGCTATAAGAGGAAATAATATTACCATAAGAGTACCTAATAAAAATAACAGTGGAACTTTAAGGGAGTATGCTTATTTTAATATTCAAAATAGCCAATCTTATGAATATTCATCAAGTAATTATCAATTAGTTAAAATAGGGGATGATCTCAATAATATATTAATTTTATCTGGGAAATATAAAAATTCAGGACTTTTAGAAGGGTTTAATGGTAGTCCCTTAGATGAAAATCAAATAAATTTATTCAAAGAATTATTTAAAAAGATAACAAACCATGAAAAAGGAGAATATAATTTAATAGGTAATTATGCCTCTGAAGGAGATATTGATATTGAACAAGTAAAGAAATTTACAACTTGTGATTTTGAATTACTTAGTCGATCAGTACGTTTAGATTTAATAAAATTACTTTCTACTAACCAATCTGGTTTTTTTGATGATGATACCTATCAGTTATGCTCTGTCAAATCTTTAGCAACAATTGATGATGCAGATAAAGAGTATTTCTATAATGAATTTTCATCACATCCTGAATACATTATTAACCAATATAATAGTTTAGATGGTTTGTCAAGGAGTGCATTTGTTCAAGAAGTTTATACTCTATGGAAATTATTTGAAAATGAAACAGATGAAAAAGCAGTCTTAATTGTTGGTGCCTCATTTAGAGGTAATGTCGTAAACTCCTTAAAATTTGATGATGATAAGACAATCTATGAAGAGCGACAAGGGAAATTAATTCAAACTTATGCAACTTCAGGAGGAGGTTATGGTAGTCGTTATGATAAAGTGAAGTTTACCATTGGAGATATCTTCACTCCAGTTAGTTTTTATATTGCGAAAGAGGAGACCTCTTCAAAAAATGCTGTGATAATTCCTGCTATTGTATTAAAATCTTTCACAGATGATCAGAATTTTGATCATACAGTTGATATGGCTTTTTTAACAGCAGACCTTGTTTCACTTGCTTTTGGTGTTGGAGAATTTAACTTATTATTAAAAGGAGCTCGTAGCTCATCATTTTTAAGTAAACAATTTCTTATCACTAGTTTAAGAGCCTCTTTATCAATAGTGGATTTAACGGCTACAGTAAATGATATTGTTTGTTCTACAGATGAATTTTCTCAGAGTAATTTTTGTAATACATGGAATGAATATGCCCTGTATGTTCAATTAGGAATCTTAAGTGCATCTGCTTTAGATATGTTTGCTGGGCGTTTATTGAAAGATTTAAATGAGCTTCCTCCAAGTACAAGAAAGCAATTAGAAGATGAAGGAGTAGTAAGTAGTTTTGGAGGGTGTTTTGTAGCAGGAACTCCTGTTTATCAAAATGGTGAAATTTACAAGAATATTGAGGAGATAAAAGAGGGAGATTTTGTAGATAGTTTTGATGAAAACAACAATATAGTTCTATCAAAAGTAACCAATACTTTTATAAGACAAAGTTCTAGTCTTCGACATTTTTATAGTCAACAAAAACTTTTATTCAGTTCAACGCCAGAGCATCCAATTTTTACTCCTGCCAATTTTAGAAAAGCAAGAGATCTTATTGAAGGAGATAGTATTTGGTCTCAGAAAGGTTGGCTTGTTATTTCTGAAATTATTGATGAAACGGCTTCTGTAGATGTTTATAATTTTACAGTTGAAAATACCCATACTTATTTTGTAGGTAGTTCAGCGGTCGGTGTTCATAATAGAAGTGTAGCTTTATCTCCCGCATTAGAAAAGAAAGTAGCAGAAATTAAAGCGCTTGATGCAGATTTAGGCCAAGAGCTAGAGACATTAATAAACAATGATCATTATGCTTTAGCTTTTGTAGGCGATATAGGTTTGGTTGATAATTGGTTTATTCTGACAAAAGGAGGAGGATCACCTGTAATAAGAAAAAACATTGATAACCTAAAAGGTTTAAGTTCTTTTGTAGCTTCAAAAGGTAATTTTTCAGATGTAAAGATATGGAATGAATGTGTTGATAAAATCAATAATCACGGATCCAAAGAAAAGTTAATAAAAAAATTAGACGGTAAAACTTCACCTGATGAGATTCTGAGAGTTATAGGAGAGACAAAATCCTACCCTGTTCCTCATACTGTATTTGGAGATGATAGGATAAAACAATTAATGCTCAATGGAGATAAAAAAGCGAAAGGTTACTCAGAATTATTAGATTCCGACTTATCAAATATTCCAAATTATACTAAATATAAAGACCAATTAGATAACTTAGCAGAAGGAACGGACGCGGCAAACATTCGTTCTAAAGTTGTTAAAGAGTTTAATGAACAATTAGGGCAAACGGCCAATAGTATAGATGAATTAACAGGCAGACTTTCTAAAATAGATAACCAAGGCTCAAGAGGAGCGATTTGTGAATCCTATGTAGCCACCAAGAAGAATTTATCAATTACAGGTGTTGTACATCCACAGATAGATTTTCCTGCGTTTAGTAAAAAGCGTATTCCAGATGGTATTTTTCATGTAGATGCTCAAGGTAAATTAGTGATTTATGATGTAAAATCAGGATATGTCAATGGACAAATTGATGTTGAGCAATTGGAGGATTATGCGAAGATGATTAAAATACTTTCTTCTAAAGGTGAAGAAGCTGATCTTTTAAAGCAAATTTTAAAAGAAAAAGGCATAAATATGAGTGGTTTTAGAGGTAAGGTAGAAGTTCAGTATATTGTGATGCCGGGTAAAACTAATCAGGTTGATATTGCTAAAGAAGCTATAGAGAAGAAGAAAAATACATTTTTTGATAATAATAAAACTTTATCTCCAATTAGAGAAAAAGTGATAATAACACAAGATTTATAA